The following are encoded in a window of Prochlorococcus marinus CUG1417 genomic DNA:
- a CDS encoding response regulator transcription factor, giving the protein MKISILLIEDDRDMRDLVSRHLEHSGFEVQKAEDGIKGQALALQYSPDLILLDLMLPSVDGLTLCQRLRRDERTSNIPILMITALGGLKDKVTGFNSGADDYITKPFDLEELHVRIKALLRRTNRAQLNSSNQQEILNYGPLTLVPERFEAMWFESPVRLTHLEFELLHCLLQRHGQTVSPALILKEVWGYEPDDDIETIRVHIRHLRTKLEPDPRKPIYIKTVYGAGYCLELPIGSQVETAKQEFVKTRNPDLINSVID; this is encoded by the coding sequence ATGAAAATTTCAATCCTTTTAATTGAAGATGATCGTGATATGCGTGATTTAGTATCTAGGCATTTAGAACATTCTGGTTTTGAAGTCCAAAAAGCTGAAGATGGAATTAAAGGCCAAGCATTAGCACTTCAATATTCACCAGACTTAATTCTCTTAGACTTAATGTTACCAAGTGTTGATGGATTGACTTTATGTCAACGCCTTAGAAGAGATGAAAGAACTTCAAATATTCCTATTTTAATGATTACAGCATTAGGAGGTCTTAAAGATAAAGTTACTGGTTTTAATTCTGGAGCTGATGACTATATCACGAAACCATTTGATCTAGAAGAATTACATGTACGTATAAAAGCTTTATTAAGGAGAACAAATAGAGCACAGTTAAATTCTAGTAATCAGCAAGAAATTCTAAATTATGGCCCTCTTACCCTTGTTCCTGAAAGATTCGAAGCTATGTGGTTTGAATCTCCGGTTAGACTAACTCATCTTGAATTTGAATTACTTCATTGTCTTTTACAAAGACATGGACAAACTGTATCACCAGCATTGATTCTTAAAGAGGTATGGGGATATGAACCTGATGATGATATTGAGACAATAAGAGTGCATATTAGACATTTACGTACTAAGTTAGAGCCTGATCCACGTAAGCCTATATACATAAAAACTGTTTATGGAGCTGGTTATTGTCTTGAATTACCTATTGGTTCTCAAGTTGAAACTGCAAAGCAGGAGTTTGTTAAAACAAGAAATCCTGATTTAATAAATTCTGTAATTGATTAA
- a CDS encoding DNA polymerase III subunit delta', translated as MIEVKKNNFQFNPEVDICLNNIIKNKSFSNGYIFCGAEGVGKRQTALRFIKEIFKQSSQSENIEKRIINNNHPDFLIIEPNSLLATKSSRSTDLEKTTTSGSEIIKIAQIRNIKTFLGQKSINSDKKIVLIIDAHLLNEAASNCLLKTLEEPSNGIFILLTSKLNLLLDTIISRCQIVRFRSVSSKQIKAILKDYLDTSKLNINTKFKLEDLINSANGSPTQLFKNIEILNDCSDEIIRKLDYPTKNCVEILEISQLISEKLEIYQQICLVNLIQTMWWRKTKNISLVKKLENLKYLLRKNIQPRLAWEVTFLKISMENI; from the coding sequence ATGATTGAGGTTAAAAAAAATAATTTTCAATTTAATCCAGAAGTCGATATCTGTCTTAACAATATAATTAAAAACAAATCGTTTTCTAATGGTTATATATTTTGTGGTGCTGAAGGAGTAGGTAAAAGGCAAACTGCTCTTCGATTTATAAAAGAGATTTTCAAACAATCTTCACAAAGCGAGAATATTGAAAAGAGAATTATAAACAATAATCATCCTGATTTCCTCATTATCGAACCTAATTCTCTTTTGGCAACTAAAAGTTCAAGAAGTACAGATCTCGAAAAAACAACCACAAGTGGATCTGAGATTATTAAGATTGCACAAATACGTAATATCAAAACTTTTCTTGGGCAAAAATCAATCAACTCAGACAAAAAAATTGTTTTAATTATTGATGCCCACCTTCTAAACGAAGCAGCTTCAAATTGCCTTTTAAAAACCTTAGAAGAACCTAGTAATGGTATTTTTATTTTATTAACATCAAAATTAAACCTTCTTTTAGATACGATCATCTCAAGATGTCAAATAGTTAGATTTCGATCTGTTTCTAGTAAACAAATAAAGGCTATTTTGAAAGATTACTTAGATACTTCTAAATTAAATATTAATACAAAATTCAAATTGGAAGATTTAATAAACTCTGCCAATGGATCCCCAACTCAATTATTTAAAAATATTGAAATTTTAAATGATTGTTCAGATGAAATCATAAGAAAATTAGATTATCCAACAAAAAATTGTGTTGAAATATTAGAAATATCTCAATTAATATCGGAAAAACTAGAAATTTATCAACAAATTTGTTTAGTTAATTTAATTCAAACTATGTGGTGGAGAAAGACAAAAAATATTAGTTTAGTTAAGAAACTCGAAAATTTAAAATATCTCTTAAGAAAAAATATTCAACCAAGGTTGGCATGGGAAGTTACTTTTTTAAAAATATCAATGGAAAATATATGA
- the tmk gene encoding dTMP kinase, with the protein MKGKFIVIEGIDGCGKTTQIDELSKWLPHSGLIKRGSKLITTREPGGSLLGQKIRGLILDNNEKNKPSSLAELLLYSADRAEHVSKIITPALNNNDWVISDRFSDSTLAYQGYGRNINLEIIKTIESIVCQGESPDLTFFLEISPEESVFRRKNEIPDRIESEGIRFLEKVNEGFKQIAKEKNWKVISASQNVQTISTEIKETVLKNFSNKK; encoded by the coding sequence ATGAAAGGAAAATTTATCGTTATTGAGGGTATTGATGGATGTGGTAAGACTACCCAAATAGATGAACTATCCAAATGGCTACCTCATAGTGGTCTTATAAAGAGAGGGTCTAAATTAATTACTACAAGAGAGCCTGGAGGTAGTCTTTTAGGACAAAAAATCAGAGGACTAATTCTTGATAATAATGAAAAAAACAAGCCTTCATCGCTTGCGGAATTATTGCTTTATTCAGCGGATAGAGCTGAACACGTTTCCAAAATTATTACACCTGCTTTAAATAACAATGATTGGGTAATAAGTGATAGATTTTCCGATTCCACTTTGGCTTATCAAGGTTATGGAAGAAATATAAATTTAGAAATAATTAAAACTATTGAATCTATTGTGTGTCAAGGAGAATCTCCTGATCTAACTTTCTTCTTAGAAATTTCTCCAGAAGAGAGCGTATTCCGAAGAAAAAATGAAATTCCAGATAGGATAGAATCAGAAGGTATTAGATTTTTAGAAAAAGTAAATGAAGGCTTCAAACAAATTGCCAAAGAAAAAAACTGGAAAGTAATATCTGCCTCACAAAACGTTCAAACTATTTCTACAGAAATTAAAGAGACCGTACTAAAAAATTTTTCTAATAAAAAATGA
- a CDS encoding heavy metal translocating P-type ATPase, which produces MESIQLSITGMKCGGCVSTVEKLLNNSDGIENVSVNLLTESAYFEITHNHIDIETVLENLKDNGFPSKIYINDFSKKINKAELEKKKKWNNQWIKLTFSLLLLLFSGLGHLAEGSYINSPILGNIFFHASLATLALFLPGRGIIINGFKSFIKNRPNMDSLVALGVTSAYTTSILSLIFPATGFPCFFNEPVMLLGFILIGRFLEERAKYQTGSSIGELLDLQPEMANIYTKDNQIKSIRVNTLKPDQEIQVLAGDRVPADCIVTQGNSYVDFSHITGESKPIEVKKGDNLSNGSLNLNSTLRLKVQKVGGDSSLAKLVSLIESVNSRKPGIQRIADEIAGKFTYFVLIFASLTFFFWWKGARNIWPDLLSNNHQFITHSSHTLHSSLGSNAENFLSLAIQLSIAVLVIACPCALGLATPTVITVASGKAAKKGILFKGGDKIEMASKINHIIFDKTGTLTKGKPFIVDYKNTNDNSFLLRIAASLEKESRHPIANALIQEAKKQNLNLFPIKEIFTHSGRGISGELDSVDGIINIGNVEWLISKGIIIDSDAKKVIDNEETKTNTIIGVSVKDKLLGFILLGDLLRDDSIKTVQNLRDNKFKINILSGDRKQTVLALAKKIGCKETEVAWDLLPEMKLKTIENLKINNKVAMIGDGINDVPALASSDLGIAVGSGTQIAKANADVVLMGDQLNGLPYALNLAKKTIKKIKQNLTWAFGYNLIAIPLAAGILFPKYGILLTPSIAALLMATSSITVVFNALSLD; this is translated from the coding sequence ATGGAGAGCATTCAATTAAGCATTACAGGTATGAAGTGCGGAGGTTGCGTTAGTACTGTTGAAAAATTATTGAATAATTCTGATGGTATTGAAAATGTTTCTGTTAACTTACTCACTGAAAGTGCATATTTTGAAATTACCCATAATCATATAGATATAGAAACAGTTCTCGAAAATCTAAAAGATAATGGTTTCCCATCCAAAATTTACATAAATGATTTTTCAAAAAAAATAAATAAAGCAGAATTAGAAAAAAAAAAGAAGTGGAATAATCAATGGATAAAACTTACTTTTTCCTTATTACTTTTATTATTTTCAGGTTTAGGTCATCTTGCAGAAGGAAGTTATATAAATTCCCCAATATTAGGTAATATATTTTTTCACGCATCACTAGCAACATTAGCCCTATTCCTTCCTGGCAGAGGAATAATTATTAATGGCTTTAAATCATTTATTAAGAACCGTCCGAATATGGATTCTTTAGTTGCTCTTGGAGTAACTAGCGCATATACAACAAGTATTCTATCCCTAATATTTCCTGCCACTGGTTTTCCTTGTTTTTTTAATGAACCAGTTATGCTTTTAGGCTTTATACTGATTGGGCGTTTCTTAGAAGAAAGAGCAAAATACCAAACTGGTTCATCTATTGGAGAGTTATTAGATCTTCAACCTGAAATGGCAAATATCTACACAAAAGATAATCAAATAAAGTCTATAAGAGTAAACACTTTAAAACCTGATCAAGAAATTCAAGTTTTAGCAGGAGACAGAGTACCTGCTGACTGCATTGTTACTCAAGGTAATTCATATGTTGATTTTTCACATATTACTGGAGAATCCAAACCTATCGAAGTAAAAAAAGGCGACAACCTATCTAATGGATCTTTAAATCTAAATTCAACTCTTAGACTTAAAGTACAAAAGGTCGGTGGAGATTCATCTCTTGCAAAACTAGTAAGCCTTATTGAGTCTGTAAACTCTAGAAAGCCAGGAATTCAAAGAATTGCTGATGAAATTGCAGGCAAATTTACTTACTTTGTGCTTATTTTTGCTTCATTAACTTTCTTCTTTTGGTGGAAGGGCGCAAGAAACATTTGGCCTGATTTATTAAGTAATAATCATCAATTCATAACTCACTCGAGCCACACACTTCATAGTTCGCTTGGTAGTAATGCTGAGAATTTCCTGAGTTTAGCGATTCAATTGTCAATTGCTGTTTTAGTAATAGCTTGTCCTTGTGCATTAGGTTTAGCGACTCCTACTGTAATAACTGTCGCATCAGGTAAAGCAGCAAAAAAAGGAATTTTATTTAAAGGAGGGGACAAAATAGAGATGGCTTCAAAAATTAATCACATTATTTTTGATAAGACAGGTACTTTAACAAAAGGTAAGCCTTTCATTGTTGACTACAAAAATACCAATGATAATTCATTTTTATTAAGAATAGCTGCCAGTTTAGAGAAGGAAAGCAGACATCCAATCGCGAATGCCTTAATTCAAGAGGCAAAAAAACAAAATTTAAATCTATTTCCAATAAAAGAAATTTTCACTCATTCAGGTAGAGGTATTTCTGGAGAACTTGATTCAGTTGATGGAATTATTAATATTGGCAATGTTGAATGGCTAATAAGCAAAGGAATAATAATTGATAGTGATGCAAAAAAAGTCATTGATAATGAAGAGACAAAAACGAACACCATCATTGGGGTAAGTGTCAAAGATAAATTATTAGGATTTATCTTGTTAGGAGATTTACTCAGAGATGATTCGATTAAAACAGTTCAAAATTTAAGAGATAACAAATTTAAAATCAATATTTTAAGTGGAGATAGAAAACAAACAGTTTTAGCTTTAGCAAAAAAAATTGGTTGTAAAGAAACAGAAGTAGCATGGGATCTTCTGCCTGAAATGAAGCTAAAGACTATTGAAAATCTAAAAATCAATAATAAAGTAGCAATGATTGGCGATGGTATTAATGATGTTCCAGCCTTAGCGTCCTCAGACTTAGGGATTGCGGTGGGATCAGGGACTCAAATAGCCAAGGCAAATGCAGATGTAGTACTAATGGGAGATCAACTAAATGGATTACCTTACGCCTTAAATCTTGCAAAAAAAACTATAAAAAAAATAAAACAAAATCTAACATGGGCTTTTGGTTACAACTTAATAGCTATACCTTTAGCCGCAGGAATTTTATTTCCTAAATACGGTATTCTTCTTACACCCTCAATAGCAGCATTATTGATGGCTACTAGCTCTATTACAGTTGTATTTAATGCTTTATCCTTGGATTAA
- a CDS encoding photosystem I assembly protein Ycf3, producing MPSNQNRDNFIDKAFTVIAESIVKIMPIAEKEKKAYIYYRDGLAAQNNGDYSEALEYYKESLLLEENKIDRGETLKNMAIIYMSNGEEDLSIETYEKALIENPKQPSCLKNIGLIYEKRGRYAEQNGDLDQRDIWFDKAAEVWSKAVRLYPGGYLDIENWLKNSGRSSIDMYL from the coding sequence GTGCCTAGTAATCAAAACAGAGACAATTTTATTGATAAAGCTTTTACTGTAATTGCCGAATCTATAGTTAAAATAATGCCTATTGCAGAGAAAGAAAAAAAGGCATACATTTATTATAGAGATGGCCTAGCTGCACAAAATAATGGGGATTATTCCGAAGCATTAGAATATTACAAAGAGAGTTTATTGCTCGAAGAAAATAAAATTGATAGGGGTGAGACTTTAAAAAATATGGCAATAATATATATGAGTAACGGAGAAGAAGATTTATCTATTGAAACTTATGAAAAAGCATTAATAGAGAATCCCAAACAGCCATCATGCCTCAAAAATATAGGATTAATTTATGAAAAAAGGGGCAGATATGCTGAGCAAAATGGCGATCTAGATCAGAGAGATATTTGGTTTGATAAAGCTGCTGAAGTCTGGTCTAAAGCAGTTAGATTATATCCAGGTGGATACCTAGATATTGAGAACTGGTTGAAAAACTCAGGAAGAAGTTCAATCGATATGTATCTATAA
- the radA gene encoding DNA repair protein RadA, translated as MSSKLSTFICQNCGTETSQYFGKCLNCNSWNSIVEEIKNKSSKYQDIKNSKKAIPFNEISFKKISRFTTGFKEFDRVLGGGIVPGSVVLLGGEPGIGKSTIVLQSAGKISLNEKVLYVTAEESLEQVKIRWERLNQKSIDLKIFAETNLSLIIEEIKRLNPSFAIIDSIQAIHNHEMQSSPGSVSQVRACSSELQNLAKDNNIALLIIGHVTKDGALAGPKTLEHLVDTVINFEGDNISSHRFLRSIKNRFGSTFEIGIFEMLEEGLREIKNPSSIFTNKENISGVTTTITNEGTRPLAVDIQALVNKTFYSNPRRTTTGISINRLHQILAVIEKHVGIKLSEFDCYVATGGGFEINDPSSDLGVAISILSSLKNIPPLANSSFIGELGLSGQVRKSNNLRTKIEEAVRLGIKNVVVPKLEEELNNNFQNLINIKEISNIKEAVDYSLSE; from the coding sequence ATGTCTAGCAAATTGTCGACTTTTATTTGTCAAAATTGCGGAACTGAAACTTCTCAATACTTTGGGAAATGTCTTAATTGCAACTCATGGAATTCCATTGTTGAAGAAATTAAAAACAAGAGCTCAAAATATCAAGATATAAAAAATAGTAAGAAAGCTATACCTTTTAATGAAATTTCATTTAAAAAAATATCAAGATTTACTACAGGATTCAAGGAATTTGATCGAGTTCTTGGAGGTGGAATAGTCCCTGGATCTGTTGTTTTACTTGGGGGAGAACCAGGAATAGGTAAAAGCACAATAGTTCTTCAGTCAGCGGGGAAAATATCTCTTAATGAGAAAGTTTTATACGTAACTGCAGAAGAATCTTTAGAACAAGTAAAAATTAGATGGGAAAGATTAAATCAAAAAAGCATTGATTTAAAAATTTTTGCAGAAACTAATCTATCTCTAATAATTGAAGAGATCAAACGTTTAAATCCAAGTTTCGCAATTATTGATAGTATTCAAGCCATCCATAATCATGAGATGCAAAGTTCTCCGGGATCAGTTTCACAAGTTAGAGCATGTTCATCTGAATTACAAAATCTTGCAAAAGACAATAATATTGCACTTCTAATAATTGGTCATGTAACCAAAGATGGTGCTTTAGCTGGTCCTAAAACTCTAGAGCATCTAGTTGATACAGTAATCAACTTTGAAGGAGATAATATTTCCTCACATCGATTTCTTAGAAGTATAAAAAATCGATTTGGGTCGACCTTTGAAATTGGAATTTTTGAAATGCTTGAAGAGGGTTTACGAGAGATAAAAAACCCGAGTTCAATTTTTACAAATAAAGAAAATATTTCAGGTGTAACAACTACGATTACAAATGAAGGCACTCGACCATTAGCTGTTGATATACAAGCACTTGTAAATAAAACTTTCTACAGTAACCCAAGACGAACTACAACTGGAATTAGCATAAATAGATTACATCAAATTCTTGCTGTTATCGAAAAACACGTAGGTATAAAATTATCTGAATTTGATTGTTATGTAGCTACTGGTGGGGGTTTTGAGATTAATGATCCTTCATCTGATTTAGGAGTAGCAATATCAATTTTATCAAGTTTGAAAAATATTCCTCCTTTGGCAAATAGCTCATTTATTGGGGAATTGGGTTTAAGCGGTCAGGTTAGAAAATCGAATAACCTTCGAACAAAGATAGAAGAAGCTGTAAGACTAGGGATCAAAAATGTTGTAGTGCCAAAATTAGAGGAGGAGCTAAATAATAATTTTCAAAATTTAATAAATATCAAAGAGATTTCCAATATTAAAGAAGCAGTTGACTATTCTTTATCTGAGTGA
- the rpaB gene encoding response regulator transcription factor RpaB yields the protein MALSSQTKETILVADDEASIRRILETRLSMIGYKVVTASDGKEALKLFKDYEPDLVVLDVMMPKLDGYGVCQELRKDSDVPIVMLTALGDVADRITGLELGADDYVVKPFSPKELEARIRCVLRRIDKEQLPGMPNSGLILVTDIKIDTNRRQVFKSDERIRLTGMEFSLLELLVSRSGEPFSRGEILKEVWGYTPERHVDTRVVDVHISRLRSKLEADPANPELILTARGTGYLFQRIVDIAPYDGK from the coding sequence ATGGCTCTATCTAGTCAAACTAAAGAAACAATACTTGTCGCAGATGACGAGGCAAGTATTAGAAGAATTCTGGAGACACGCCTCTCCATGATTGGCTACAAAGTTGTAACTGCAAGTGATGGCAAAGAAGCACTAAAGTTATTTAAAGATTATGAGCCAGATTTAGTTGTACTTGACGTCATGATGCCAAAGTTAGATGGCTATGGAGTTTGTCAAGAATTAAGAAAAGATTCTGATGTCCCAATTGTTATGTTAACTGCATTAGGAGATGTTGCGGATAGGATTACGGGTTTAGAATTAGGAGCCGATGATTATGTTGTCAAACCATTTAGTCCTAAGGAATTAGAAGCTAGAATAAGGTGTGTTCTACGAAGAATTGATAAAGAACAACTTCCTGGAATGCCTAATTCAGGATTAATTTTGGTTACTGACATCAAAATTGATACAAATCGAAGACAAGTTTTTAAAAGCGATGAAAGAATTAGATTGACTGGTATGGAATTTAGTCTTTTAGAGCTTTTGGTAAGTAGGTCAGGCGAGCCATTTAGTAGAGGAGAAATTTTAAAAGAGGTTTGGGGATACACTCCTGAGAGACATGTAGATACAAGAGTAGTGGATGTTCACATATCAAGATTAAGATCGAAACTTGAGGCAGATCCAGCAAATCCAGAATTGATACTAACAGCAAGGGGTACAGGATATCTTTTTCAAAGGATTGTTGATATTGCTCCTTATGACGGTAAATAA